In Natronococcus occultus SP4, the following proteins share a genomic window:
- a CDS encoding HalX domain-containing protein, producing the protein MDSDTASVLLVEDEPDLAELYASWLEDAYHVETVRDVATARAVDDRVDVVVVDGRPDGGAAELNDVGGDRDAVPTVVVTGTEPDTPDAAVDDYLLKPVSRTELRASVETQLLRRRYSEQLETYFELASKRATLSRRLSEAELRSSQEYAELEDRIAVLRTKIDETRTRLLDQDEHQQLYWEVSVASDSVN; encoded by the coding sequence ATGGATAGCGACACTGCGTCCGTACTGCTCGTCGAGGACGAGCCCGACCTCGCCGAGCTGTACGCCTCCTGGCTCGAGGACGCTTACCACGTCGAGACCGTCCGTGACGTGGCGACGGCGCGTGCGGTCGACGATCGGGTCGACGTCGTCGTCGTCGACGGACGGCCCGACGGCGGCGCTGCCGAGCTGAACGACGTCGGTGGCGACCGAGACGCGGTTCCGACCGTGGTCGTAACCGGGACCGAACCGGACACACCCGACGCGGCAGTCGACGACTACCTTCTCAAACCGGTGTCGCGGACGGAGCTGCGAGCCAGCGTCGAGACCCAGCTCCTGCGGCGACGATACAGCGAACAGCTCGAGACGTACTTCGAGCTCGCCTCGAAGAGGGCGACCCTCAGCAGGCGGCTCAGCGAGGCGGAGCTCCGGTCGAGCCAGGAGTACGCCGAACTCGAGGATCGGATCGCCGTGCTCCGGACGAAGATCGACGAGACCCGGACCCGGCTGCTCGATCAGGACGAGCACCAACAGCTCTACTGGGAGGTTTCGGTCGCCTCCGATTCCGTCAACTAA
- the purL gene encoding phosphoribosylformylglycinamidine synthase subunit PurL: MSLADSDRELVVEELGREPTPAEAALFENLWSEHCAYRSSRPLLSAFSSEGEQVVVGPGDDAAVVALPDQETGENSGTYVTMGIESHNHPSYVDPFDGAATGVGGIVRDTLSMGAYPIALADSLYFGSFDREHSKYLLEGVVEGISHYGNCIGVPTVAGSADFHPDYEGNPLVNVACVGLTDEDRLVTAVAQEPGNKLVLVGNATGRDGLGGASFASEDLAEDAETEDRPAVQVGDPYAEKLLIEANEVLVDEGLLESARDLGAAGLGGASSELVAKGGLGAHIELERVHQREPNMNALEILLAESQERMCYEVTPENVDRVREIAERFDLGCSIIGEVTDGSYTCTFEGETVVDVDAEFLGEGAPMNDLPATEPDTPETDLPEVPLETALETVLSSPNTASKRWIYRQYDHEVGVRTSVGPGDDAAIVAVREADTGVAISSGAAPNWTSTAPYEGARAVALENATNVAAKGATPLAAVDCLNGGNPEKPDVYGGFRGIVDGLAEMCETLSTPVVGGNVSLYNDSVAGPIPPTPTLAVVGTKAGYDAPPLSVEPEGELVLVGDRVLASGEARLGGSEYLARFDGSDRFPALPEEPAALIETLAAVADDDSTLAVHDVSHGGLAVSLAEMVTGDAGLAVSLPGDDPAGELFHEQPGRALIQTDDPEAVREAFEDVAPVVSLGRATDDGRLTIDVGDEHLAVDAATIGDWRATIERGLD; the protein is encoded by the coding sequence ATGAGCCTTGCCGATTCGGACCGCGAACTCGTCGTCGAGGAGCTCGGTCGGGAGCCGACGCCGGCCGAGGCGGCGCTGTTCGAGAACCTCTGGAGCGAGCACTGCGCGTACCGCTCCTCGCGGCCGCTGCTCTCGGCCTTTTCCAGCGAGGGCGAGCAGGTCGTCGTCGGACCCGGGGACGACGCGGCCGTCGTCGCGCTGCCGGACCAGGAGACGGGCGAGAACAGCGGGACCTACGTGACGATGGGGATCGAGAGCCACAACCACCCCTCCTACGTCGACCCGTTCGACGGCGCCGCGACCGGCGTGGGCGGGATCGTCCGGGACACGCTCTCGATGGGCGCCTACCCGATCGCGCTCGCCGACTCGCTGTACTTCGGGAGCTTCGACCGCGAACACTCGAAGTACCTGCTGGAGGGCGTCGTCGAGGGGATCAGCCACTACGGCAACTGCATCGGCGTCCCCACCGTCGCGGGGAGCGCCGACTTCCACCCCGACTACGAGGGGAACCCGCTGGTGAACGTCGCCTGTGTCGGACTCACCGACGAGGATCGCCTCGTCACCGCCGTAGCCCAGGAGCCGGGCAACAAGCTCGTCCTCGTGGGCAACGCCACGGGACGGGACGGGCTGGGCGGCGCGAGCTTCGCCAGCGAGGACTTGGCGGAGGACGCAGAAACCGAGGACCGACCCGCGGTCCAGGTCGGCGACCCCTACGCGGAGAAGCTGCTGATCGAGGCCAACGAAGTCCTCGTCGACGAGGGACTCCTCGAGTCGGCCCGCGACCTCGGCGCCGCCGGGCTGGGTGGGGCCTCGAGCGAACTGGTCGCCAAGGGCGGACTCGGCGCTCACATCGAACTCGAGCGGGTCCACCAGCGAGAGCCGAACATGAACGCCCTGGAGATCCTGCTCGCGGAGTCCCAGGAGCGGATGTGTTACGAGGTCACGCCGGAGAACGTCGACCGCGTCCGCGAGATCGCGGAACGGTTCGATCTGGGGTGTTCGATCATCGGCGAGGTCACCGACGGGAGCTATACCTGCACCTTCGAGGGGGAGACCGTCGTCGACGTCGACGCCGAGTTCCTCGGCGAGGGGGCACCGATGAACGACCTTCCCGCCACGGAGCCCGACACACCCGAGACCGACCTGCCCGAAGTCCCCCTCGAAACTGCTCTCGAGACGGTCCTCTCGAGCCCGAACACCGCCTCGAAGCGCTGGATCTACCGCCAGTACGACCACGAGGTCGGCGTTCGAACGAGCGTCGGCCCGGGCGACGACGCCGCGATCGTCGCGGTTCGCGAGGCCGACACGGGCGTCGCGATCTCGTCGGGCGCCGCGCCGAACTGGACGAGCACCGCACCCTACGAGGGCGCCCGCGCGGTTGCCCTCGAGAACGCGACCAACGTCGCGGCCAAGGGCGCGACCCCCCTCGCAGCGGTCGACTGTCTCAACGGCGGCAACCCCGAGAAGCCCGACGTCTACGGCGGGTTCCGGGGTATCGTCGACGGGCTCGCGGAGATGTGCGAGACGCTCTCGACACCGGTCGTCGGCGGGAACGTCTCGCTGTACAACGACTCGGTCGCGGGCCCGATCCCGCCGACGCCGACGCTCGCGGTGGTCGGCACGAAGGCGGGGTACGACGCGCCCCCGCTGTCGGTCGAACCCGAGGGCGAGCTGGTGCTTGTCGGCGACCGCGTCCTCGCGTCGGGCGAGGCCCGGCTCGGCGGCTCCGAGTATCTCGCGCGGTTCGACGGGAGCGACCGGTTCCCCGCCCTGCCCGAGGAGCCGGCCGCCCTGATCGAGACGCTGGCGGCGGTCGCGGACGACGATTCGACGCTTGCGGTCCACGACGTCAGCCACGGCGGGCTGGCGGTGTCGCTGGCCGAGATGGTCACCGGGGACGCGGGACTGGCGGTGTCGCTTCCCGGCGACGATCCGGCAGGCGAACTGTTCCACGAGCAGCCGGGTCGTGCGCTGATCCAGACCGACGACCCCGAGGCCGTTCGCGAGGCGTTCGAGGACGTCGCACCCGTCGTCTCCCTCGGACGCGCGACCGACGACGGCCGTCTCACGATCGACGTCGGCGATGAGCACCTCGCGGTCGACGCGGCGACGATCGGCGACTGGCGGGCGACGATCGAGCGCGGACTGGACTGA
- a CDS encoding PHP domain-containing protein — translation MLSVELHAHSSLSYDGRDSVELILEQAEAVGLDAIAVTDHDEIDASLEAAERAPEYGLVGIPAIEISSTAGHVLGLGIEEAVPPGLSYETTLERIREQGGLAVIPHPFQQSRHGVTARISLEALAEGDAIEVYNSRLLTGRANRQAERFAREHDLPMTAGSDAHISEMVGQAITRVDADERSAEAILEAIREGRTSVEGKRTPWHISFRQFGGGVTRRVRSTVVGLFR, via the coding sequence GTGCTGTCGGTCGAACTCCACGCCCACTCGTCGCTGTCCTACGACGGCCGCGACTCCGTCGAGCTCATCTTAGAACAGGCCGAAGCCGTCGGCCTCGACGCGATCGCGGTCACGGACCACGACGAGATCGACGCGAGCCTCGAGGCCGCCGAGCGCGCCCCCGAGTACGGCCTGGTCGGCATCCCGGCGATCGAGATCTCGAGCACGGCCGGCCACGTCCTCGGGCTGGGGATCGAGGAGGCGGTCCCGCCGGGGCTGTCCTACGAGACGACCCTCGAGCGGATCCGCGAGCAGGGCGGACTGGCGGTGATTCCCCACCCGTTCCAGCAGTCGCGCCACGGCGTCACCGCCAGAATCTCTCTCGAGGCGCTCGCGGAGGGCGACGCGATCGAAGTCTACAACTCCCGTCTGCTGACCGGGCGGGCCAACCGCCAGGCCGAGCGCTTCGCCCGCGAGCACGACCTTCCGATGACGGCGGGCAGCGACGCCCACATCAGCGAGATGGTCGGGCAGGCGATCACCCGCGTCGACGCCGACGAGCGCTCGGCCGAGGCGATCCTCGAGGCGATCCGCGAGGGACGGACGTCGGTCGAGGGGAAACGAACACCGTGGCACATCAGCTTCCGCCAGTTCGGTGGCGGCGTTACGCGACGCGTCAGAAGTACGGTGGTGGGGCTGTTCCGATGA
- a CDS encoding asparagine synthase C-terminal domain-containing protein, whose translation MTLRGTDPETVREALEAEDSLPGTAGFAGVLDGRLVRDSLGRVPLFVERDGDDWDFAPGPLEDAVLFPAGSVGAPGTEPRQVWPLPEPTPEPDHETALAGLDRAIRTATERVRRADRDLAVAFSGGVDSALLAEALDAPIYAVGFPDSHDLAAARTAADAMGRELRVLELEPADLERAVPEVARAIGRTNAMDVQIALPLYLVGERVATDGFDALAVGQGADELFGGYEKVVRLDHRVEAETTRGAVREQIRSLPEQLPRDVRAIEATGLESVAPLLHDDVVDAALRLPDELLADEDVRKRGFRRVAADSLPEEVATRDKKAVQYGSLVARELDRLARQAGYKRRMDDHVTKYVESLLEN comes from the coding sequence ATGACACTTCGCGGTACCGACCCCGAGACCGTTCGTGAGGCCCTCGAGGCCGAGGACTCGCTCCCGGGAACCGCCGGCTTCGCGGGCGTCCTCGACGGCCGACTCGTCCGTGACTCGCTGGGGCGGGTTCCGCTGTTCGTCGAGCGCGACGGCGACGACTGGGACTTTGCGCCCGGCCCGCTCGAGGACGCCGTCCTCTTCCCTGCGGGTTCGGTCGGCGCCCCCGGTACGGAGCCCCGGCAGGTCTGGCCCCTTCCGGAGCCGACGCCCGAACCCGACCACGAGACGGCTCTCGCCGGGCTCGATCGCGCGATCCGAACGGCGACCGAGCGCGTCCGACGCGCGGACCGTGACCTCGCGGTCGCGTTCTCCGGCGGCGTCGACTCGGCGCTGCTCGCCGAGGCCCTCGACGCGCCGATCTACGCCGTTGGCTTCCCGGACAGCCACGACCTCGCGGCCGCCCGGACCGCTGCCGACGCGATGGGCCGCGAGCTTCGCGTCCTCGAGCTCGAGCCCGCGGACCTCGAACGGGCGGTCCCCGAGGTCGCTCGCGCGATCGGGCGGACGAACGCAATGGACGTCCAGATCGCGCTCCCGCTGTACCTGGTCGGCGAGCGCGTCGCCACGGACGGCTTCGACGCGCTGGCGGTCGGCCAGGGCGCCGACGAGCTGTTCGGGGGCTACGAGAAGGTCGTCCGGCTCGACCACCGCGTCGAGGCCGAGACGACCCGCGGGGCGGTCCGCGAACAGATTCGAAGCCTGCCCGAACAGCTGCCCCGCGACGTCCGTGCGATCGAGGCGACCGGGCTCGAGTCCGTGGCGCCGCTCTTGCACGACGACGTCGTCGACGCTGCACTCCGGCTGCCCGACGAACTGCTGGCCGACGAGGACGTCCGCAAGCGCGGGTTCCGACGGGTCGCGGCCGACTCCCTCCCCGAGGAGGTCGCGACGCGGGACAAGAAGGCGGTCCAGTACGGCAGCCTCGTCGCTCGCGAACTCGATCGGCTCGCCCGCCAGGCCGGCTACAAGCGACGGATGGACGACCACGTCACGAAGTACGTCGAATCGCTGCTCGAAAACTGA
- a CDS encoding cold-shock protein, whose protein sequence is MAKGNVDFFNDTGGYGFISTDDADDDVFFHMEDVGGPDLEEGEEIEFDIEQAPKGPRATNVVRN, encoded by the coding sequence ATGGCGAAAGGTAACGTTGACTTCTTCAACGATACAGGCGGCTACGGTTTCATCTCGACGGACGACGCGGACGATGACGTGTTCTTCCACATGGAAGACGTCGGCGGCCCGGACCTCGAAGAGGGTGAAGAGATCGAATTCGACATCGAACAGGCTCCCAAGGGCCCCCGCGCGACGAACGTCGTCCGCAACTAG
- a CDS encoding cupin domain-containing protein: protein MTLDRYADAIADLEPDEGEVETAELVVEDDVLVKAFALGPGATLEPHEHGDSTNVFHVLEGTVTVLQDDDRESIEAPGVVLNERGVEHGAENETDETVIFTASLCPLPS, encoded by the coding sequence ATGACACTCGACAGATACGCTGACGCGATCGCCGACCTCGAGCCCGACGAGGGTGAGGTCGAAACGGCGGAGCTGGTCGTCGAGGACGACGTGCTGGTCAAGGCCTTCGCGCTCGGTCCGGGCGCGACCCTCGAGCCCCACGAACACGGCGACAGCACGAACGTCTTCCACGTCCTCGAGGGGACGGTGACAGTCCTGCAGGACGACGACCGGGAGTCGATCGAGGCGCCGGGCGTCGTGCTCAACGAGCGGGGCGTCGAACACGGCGCGGAGAACGAGACCGACGAGACGGTGATCTTCACCGCGAGTCTCTGCCCGCTGCCGTCCTGA
- a CDS encoding tripartite tricarboxylate transporter permease — protein sequence MIELVGDPGLALRLLAWVLAGSVLGTLSGLVPGLHANNFALLLAGVAPAIPGPPLFVGAGMLAAGVVHTFLNAVPAMALGVPDAEMAVTALPGHRMVLAGRGYEAIRLSALGSLLAVLIAIPLAVPITRGVTAVYPTIRSNLSLVLALIVVALIASERGWRGKAGGTLAFGLAAALGAVALDLSPEAPLEAGGMLAPIFAGLFGAPVLIDAIRGGGIPSQEDAALALPRWLVGATAVAGALAGAVVGYLPGISAAIAAVAALVFIPGDAGDRGYIVATSGVDTANTIFALFALLAIGQPRTGVMVAFESVNAPLEIPILLSAILLAGVIGFVVVIVAGDAYLELVGRTAYWKISTAVLGGLVVLSFLFAGAVGVGVFVAAAAIGMVPVRLRARRVHLMGVLIGPLMLGL from the coding sequence ATGATCGAGCTCGTCGGGGACCCCGGGCTGGCGCTTCGCCTGCTCGCCTGGGTGCTCGCGGGCTCGGTGCTTGGCACGCTGAGCGGGCTCGTCCCCGGCCTGCACGCCAACAACTTCGCGCTGTTGCTCGCGGGAGTCGCCCCTGCGATCCCCGGCCCGCCGCTGTTCGTCGGCGCGGGGATGCTCGCGGCCGGCGTTGTTCACACCTTCCTGAACGCCGTGCCCGCGATGGCGCTTGGCGTTCCAGACGCCGAGATGGCCGTCACCGCACTGCCGGGCCACCGGATGGTGCTTGCGGGGCGGGGGTACGAGGCGATCCGCCTCTCGGCGCTGGGAAGCCTGCTCGCCGTGCTGATTGCGATCCCGCTTGCGGTCCCCATCACCCGCGGGGTGACCGCCGTCTACCCGACGATCAGGAGCAACCTCTCGCTCGTGCTGGCGCTGATCGTGGTCGCGCTGATCGCCTCCGAGCGGGGCTGGCGCGGCAAGGCCGGTGGAACGCTCGCCTTCGGCCTCGCGGCCGCGCTCGGGGCGGTGGCGCTCGATCTCTCCCCGGAGGCCCCGCTCGAGGCCGGCGGGATGCTCGCGCCGATCTTCGCGGGGCTGTTCGGCGCGCCGGTGTTGATCGACGCGATCCGGGGCGGCGGGATCCCCTCCCAGGAGGACGCGGCGCTCGCGTTGCCCCGCTGGCTGGTCGGGGCGACAGCCGTCGCCGGCGCCCTCGCGGGAGCAGTGGTCGGCTACCTGCCGGGGATCTCGGCGGCGATCGCCGCCGTCGCGGCGCTCGTGTTCATTCCCGGCGACGCGGGCGATCGGGGCTACATCGTCGCCACCAGCGGGGTCGACACCGCCAACACCATTTTCGCGCTGTTCGCCCTGCTCGCGATCGGCCAGCCCCGGACCGGCGTGATGGTCGCCTTCGAGAGCGTGAACGCGCCCCTCGAGATCCCGATCCTGCTGTCGGCGATCCTTCTGGCCGGCGTCATCGGCTTCGTGGTCGTGATCGTCGCCGGCGACGCCTACCTCGAACTAGTCGGCCGAACGGCCTACTGGAAGATCTCGACGGCCGTCCTCGGCGGGCTGGTCGTCCTCTCCTTTCTGTTCGCGGGGGCCGTCGGCGTCGGCGTCTTCGTCGCCGCGGCCGCGATCGGGATGGTGCCCGTTCGGCTGCGGGCCAGGCGCGTCCACCTGATGGGCGTGCTGATCGGGCCGCTCATGCTCGGCCTCTAG
- the rpl12p gene encoding 50S ribosomal protein P1, giving the protein MEYVYAALILNETGEEITEDNLTDVLDAAGVDVEESRVKALVAALEDVDIDEAVDEAAAVPAAGGAAAGAAAADEGAADEDADEADEADAAEEDDDDDDEDEEAGGEGLGELFG; this is encoded by the coding sequence ATGGAATACGTTTACGCTGCACTCATCCTGAACGAAACGGGCGAAGAGATCACCGAAGACAACCTGACCGACGTACTCGACGCTGCGGGCGTCGACGTCGAGGAGTCCCGCGTCAAGGCCTTGGTCGCCGCGCTCGAGGACGTCGACATCGACGAAGCCGTCGACGAGGCTGCTGCCGTCCCCGCTGCGGGAGGCGCCGCCGCTGGCGCCGCCGCGGCCGACGAGGGCGCAGCTGACGAGGACGCCGACGAGGCCGACGAGGCCGACGCGGCCGAGGAAGACGATGACGACGACGACGAGGACGAGGAGGCCGGTGGCGAGGGCCTCGGCGAGCTCTTCGGCTAA
- a CDS encoding 50S ribosomal protein L10, whose translation MSAEAERKTQNLPQWKKEEVDELAELIESYESVGIVGIAGIPSKQLQDMRRDLHGTAELRVSRNTLQVRALEDAGLGDLVEHVEGQVGLVGTNDNPFALYKELEASKTPAPINEGEVAPNDIVIPEGDTGVDPGPFVGELQSVGANARIEDGSIQVMEDSTVLEAGEEVSADLSNVLNELGIEPKEVGLDLRAVVAEGTLFDPEDLDIDVDAYESDIATAAARARNLSINATFPTASTAPTLIAKATGEAKSLGLQAAIEDEALMPDLVSKADAQLRALAAQIDDEEALPEELQGVEAPAAQADADDEGEEESTDDQEAEADEADTDDDDDDDEDGGGGEGLGAMFG comes from the coding sequence ATGAGCGCAGAGGCCGAACGCAAGACCCAGAACCTTCCCCAGTGGAAGAAAGAGGAAGTCGATGAACTCGCCGAGCTCATCGAGAGCTACGAGAGCGTCGGGATCGTCGGCATCGCCGGCATTCCGAGCAAGCAGCTCCAGGACATGCGCCGGGACCTGCACGGCACCGCCGAGCTGCGCGTGAGCCGCAACACCCTGCAGGTTCGTGCGCTCGAGGACGCCGGCCTCGGCGACCTCGTCGAGCACGTCGAGGGACAGGTCGGACTCGTCGGAACGAACGACAACCCGTTCGCGCTCTACAAGGAGCTCGAGGCGTCGAAGACCCCCGCCCCGATCAACGAGGGCGAGGTCGCGCCCAACGACATCGTGATCCCCGAAGGGGACACGGGCGTCGATCCGGGGCCGTTCGTCGGCGAACTCCAGAGCGTCGGCGCCAACGCCCGGATCGAGGACGGTTCGATCCAGGTCATGGAGGACTCGACGGTCCTCGAGGCCGGCGAGGAGGTTTCCGCCGACCTCTCGAACGTCCTCAACGAGCTGGGGATCGAGCCCAAGGAAGTCGGGCTCGATCTGCGGGCCGTCGTGGCCGAGGGAACGCTGTTCGACCCCGAGGACCTCGACATCGACGTCGACGCCTACGAGAGCGACATCGCGACCGCGGCCGCGCGGGCCCGGAACCTCTCGATCAACGCGACGTTCCCGACCGCGTCGACGGCGCCGACCCTCATCGCGAAGGCCACGGGCGAGGCCAAGAGCCTCGGCCTGCAGGCCGCGATCGAGGACGAGGCGCTCATGCCCGACCTCGTCAGCAAGGCCGACGCGCAGCTGCGCGCGCTCGCGGCCCAGATCGACGACGAGGAGGCCCTGCCCGAGGAGCTGCAGGGCGTCGAAGCGCCAGCCGCGCAGGCTGACGCCGACGACGAGGGCGAGGAGGAATCGACAGACGACCAGGAAGCCGAGGCCGACGAGGCCGACACCGACGACGATGACGATGACGACGAGGACGGCGGTGGCGGCGAAGGGCTCGGCGCGATGTTCGGATAA
- a CDS encoding 50S ribosomal protein L1 produces MADSDIQTAVTRALEDAPDRNFTETVDLAINLRDLDLNEPSNRVDESVVLPSGTGQETQIVVIAEGETAVRAEEVADRVLSEDDVADLDDDEAKDLADETQFFIAEEAMMQDIARYLGTILGPRGKMPDPLSPDDDVVETVNRLKNTVQIRSRDRRTFHTRVGAEDMDAEDIAENIDVILRRLHADLEKGPQNIDTVYVKTTMGPSVEVA; encoded by the coding sequence ATGGCAGATTCGGATATCCAAACAGCAGTAACTCGCGCACTCGAGGACGCACCCGATCGGAACTTCACCGAGACGGTCGACCTCGCGATTAACCTGCGCGATCTCGACCTGAACGAACCGTCGAACCGTGTCGACGAGTCCGTCGTCCTGCCGTCCGGAACCGGCCAGGAAACGCAGATCGTCGTCATCGCCGAGGGCGAAACCGCGGTCCGCGCCGAGGAGGTCGCGGATCGGGTTCTCTCGGAGGACGACGTGGCCGATCTGGACGACGACGAGGCCAAAGACCTCGCCGACGAGACTCAGTTCTTCATCGCCGAGGAGGCGATGATGCAAGATATCGCCCGGTATCTCGGTACCATCCTCGGTCCCCGAGGGAAGATGCCGGACCCGCTCAGTCCCGACGACGACGTCGTCGAGACGGTCAACCGACTCAAAAACACCGTGCAGATCCGCTCCCGGGACCGCCGCACGTTCCACACGCGCGTCGGCGCCGAGGATATGGACGCCGAGGACATCGCCGAGAACATCGACGTGATCCTCCGGCGCCTGCACGCCGACCTCGAGAAGGGCCCCCAGAACATCGACACCGTCTACGTGAAGACGACGATGGGCCCGTCCGTGGAGGTGGCCTGA
- a CDS encoding DUF7475 family protein, with product MADPAADLERESLTPTHWAAIGLAAVTAVVHLALGLSFLPHWMGGAFLVATAGFLLGIWLVLADRRRRLVYLVGIPFTGAQIVLWYVVNEPSGLADLTVAGAVDKVAQTLLLVALVTLLVSEDDDP from the coding sequence ATGGCCGATCCCGCCGCGGATCTCGAACGCGAGTCGCTCACGCCGACCCACTGGGCGGCGATCGGGCTGGCGGCGGTCACCGCCGTGGTCCACCTGGCGCTCGGGCTCTCCTTTCTCCCCCACTGGATGGGTGGCGCCTTCCTGGTCGCGACCGCTGGCTTTCTGCTTGGCATCTGGCTCGTCCTCGCCGACCGCCGACGGCGCCTCGTCTATCTCGTCGGGATCCCCTTCACCGGCGCCCAGATCGTCCTCTGGTACGTCGTCAACGAGCCGTCCGGACTCGCCGACCTCACGGTCGCCGGCGCGGTCGACAAGGTCGCACAGACACTGTTGCTCGTCGCGCTCGTCACCCTGCTGGTCAGCGAGGACGACGACCCGTGA
- a CDS encoding CDP-alcohol phosphatidyltransferase family protein, whose protein sequence is MTADHLGRRRRTLPRWGLATTGCVATAALAVLTLEAVWPEGPSSGFLAVVAGVLVLEATLLFRTIDRTRSAPLTSATWVTLVRGGTIAVLAGFLLAPTPTGPIAWAPAILFALGAGLDAIDGLLARATDSTTELGARLDVETDGLAVLVGAVVAVAADAVPTAFLAVGAARYLFVLGTWWRRRRGRPVLELPPSRVRRPLGALAMAAVWIALAPVPGRTISYAVGAAVMVPFLANFCRDWLAVCGYGRG, encoded by the coding sequence GTGACGGCCGACCACCTCGGACGACGTCGCCGGACGCTTCCCCGGTGGGGGCTGGCGACGACAGGCTGTGTCGCGACCGCCGCCCTCGCGGTCCTTACCCTCGAGGCCGTCTGGCCCGAGGGCCCCTCGAGCGGCTTTCTCGCGGTCGTCGCCGGCGTCCTCGTCCTCGAGGCAACGCTGCTGTTCCGGACGATCGACCGCACCCGATCGGCGCCGCTTACATCCGCGACGTGGGTGACCCTCGTCCGCGGCGGGACGATCGCCGTCCTCGCCGGCTTCCTCCTCGCGCCGACTCCCACCGGCCCGATCGCGTGGGCGCCGGCGATCCTCTTCGCGCTGGGGGCCGGACTCGACGCGATCGACGGCCTCCTCGCGCGGGCGACCGACTCGACGACCGAGCTCGGGGCCCGGCTCGACGTCGAGACGGACGGGCTGGCCGTCCTCGTCGGCGCGGTCGTCGCCGTCGCCGCCGACGCCGTCCCCACGGCCTTCCTCGCGGTCGGCGCGGCGCGATACCTGTTCGTCCTCGGGACGTGGTGGCGACGGCGACGCGGACGGCCCGTCCTCGAGCTCCCGCCCAGCCGGGTACGGCGTCCGCTCGGCGCGCTGGCGATGGCTGCCGTCTGGATCGCACTGGCGCCGGTTCCCGGCCGAACGATCTCCTACGCGGTCGGCGCCGCGGTGATGGTGCCGTTCCTGGCGAACTTCTGTCGTGACTGGCTCGCCGTCTGTGGATACGGACGAGGATGA
- a CDS encoding zinc-dependent alcohol dehydrogenase: protein MNARGLSFVAPRSVAVRTEPVPEPDPDELRVRTTVSAISAGTEGLLYRGEAPADLEADAELDALEGDLSYPLSYGYAAVGTVIAVGDRVSGDWLDRQVFAYNPHESHFCARPEDVLAVPESITPREAALFATLETAATFVLDGRPLLGERVAVFGQGVVGLLTTALLARFPLEELVVFDRYERRRELAESFGADRALDPDAGDADDRFAEIAGGRADLTYELSGNPDALDDAIATTGFDGRVIVGSWYGTKPTTVDLGGRFHRNRIDVRSSQVSTIAPDLSGRWDRRRRHETTWDRLRELELVRLISHEFPLEDATKAYERLENRPGSTIQVLLTYE, encoded by the coding sequence ATGAACGCGCGAGGACTCTCCTTTGTCGCTCCCCGGTCGGTCGCCGTCAGGACTGAACCGGTTCCCGAACCCGACCCCGACGAGCTGCGGGTTCGAACGACCGTCTCGGCGATCAGCGCCGGCACCGAGGGGTTGCTCTACCGGGGCGAAGCGCCCGCCGATCTCGAAGCCGACGCCGAGCTCGACGCCCTCGAGGGGGATCTCTCCTACCCGCTTTCCTACGGCTACGCCGCGGTCGGTACCGTGATCGCCGTCGGCGATCGGGTCTCCGGGGACTGGCTCGACCGCCAGGTGTTCGCGTACAACCCCCACGAGAGCCACTTCTGTGCCCGACCCGAGGACGTACTGGCCGTCCCGGAGTCGATCACCCCGCGGGAGGCCGCGCTCTTTGCGACCCTCGAGACGGCGGCAACGTTCGTCCTCGACGGCCGTCCGCTGCTTGGCGAGCGGGTGGCCGTGTTCGGACAGGGAGTCGTGGGCCTCCTGACGACGGCGCTGCTCGCTCGGTTCCCCCTCGAGGAGCTCGTCGTCTTCGACCGGTACGAGCGACGGCGCGAACTCGCGGAATCGTTCGGCGCTGATCGAGCGCTCGATCCGGATGCGGGCGACGCCGACGACCGATTCGCCGAGATCGCCGGCGGACGGGCCGATCTCACCTACGAGCTATCGGGCAACCCCGACGCGCTCGACGACGCGATCGCGACGACGGGGTTCGACGGGCGGGTGATCGTCGGCTCGTGGTACGGGACGAAACCGACGACGGTCGACCTCGGCGGTCGCTTCCACCGCAACCGGATCGACGTTCGGAGCAGCCAGGTGAGCACGATCGCGCCCGATCTCTCGGGACGGTGGGACCGAAGGCGCCGCCACGAGACGACCTGGGACCGACTCCGGGAGCTCGAACTCGTCCGGCTGATCAGCCACGAGTTCCCCCTCGAGGACGCCACGAAGGCCTACGAGCGCCTCGAGAACCGTCCCGGGTCGACGATCCAGGTGTTGTTGACCTACGAGTGA